One Spirochaetota bacterium genomic window, GCGAACACATGGAAGCAGGTCGGGATACGCTTTACGCCGGTCAATGACGGCAAAGTCACGCTCGTACTCATGAGCAAATATTTCACCGTCGATAAGACCAATGCCGTCATCGTGTCGTATTGGGACGGACTGGAAGCCGAGGGTGCCGTCATCGCCAATCCCGACTTCGAGGATGTGGACAATGATATGCCGCGCGGCTGGCTGAAGGGCTCCCTGAAATCGGATACGAAACTGCAGGCGATCGCAAACAATGATCCGCGCTTTGTGAAAAACGGACGATACAGCATCCGCGTCTGGCATGATTCGAAATTCACGCAGGTGTTCACCGTGAAGGCAGGCGTACCGGTGACGATAAAGGGCTGGGCCTATGTATTCGATGGGTCAAAACCGACGGCGATGACCGTCGACCTTTCAGCTGCAGCGAACATGGCGCTCGCCGATGGAACGGCCGGTGACGAGAAGGGCGGCTGGGCCGATCAGGGACGCGCGAATGATCTCTCAGCGCTCCCCACCGGTGATCGAACCCATGCGAACATACCGTTCTTCATCGGATCGGGGGACAAGGCGTGCATTGTCCTTAAGGCGCCGAAACGTCCGTATTTTCCGGAGAAGGTTACGCTTGCGGTACCGAAGCATGCAGCGGCATCGGGGCATGTCTATCTCCTGCACGCAACCGCCTACACGCCGAAAAGCGGTGTTGGTGAGATTGGTCGCATCATTCCGGTATATGCGAAGGGCGAAGGCACGCCGGTATCGGTACTATGCGGCCGCGATGTCGCGGATTGGTGGGGCGCTGCAACCCTCAGCAACGGCTTTGTCGGATACACCGCTGAAAACGGCAGTTCCTACATCGGATTATACGTCTCTCGATTTTCCATCCGCGGCCTTGGCGGCGATCTTACCGCACTGCGATTCGAGAGCGCGAACATTGCCGTGTGGGGCATCGCTGGCGTGACTCTCTCTCATGATGAAATATCGCTTCCGCACAATGGCATCTACACGACGGCCCCGTCCGGAGAATGGGTCCCGATAAAAACGGAAAAGATCATCGTCGACGGGAGCGCACTCGATCTTTCGCATCTTATCGAAAAGCCGGCGGGGAAATACGGCTTTCTTACGGCCAAGGATGGCCGCTTTGTGTTCGAAAATAATCCGTCAGTCCCGCTGAGATTCGCCGGCACCCACATATCATGGTTCAATACGAATTTTTTCGGATCGATGAGCCGTGAGGAGATAATCGTGCTGGCGAAGAACGTCGCGAAAATGGGGTACAATTGCGCGCGTTTCCAATATATCGATAATGCTTTTTTCTCCGACCGCAGCGATCCCTCCACCTATGATCCGATTCATACCGACAAGCTCGATTTTCTATTCTCGGAGCTCAAAAAAAACGGCGTCTACATGACCATGGACCTGAACTGGTCGCGCGGCCCGCGCACGCTCATCGAAAAGTATTTCCCGGGACTTTTGGCAAAAGGCGTGGGCTGGCACGATCTCTATAATTCCGGGTATTATATCATCCCCGAATTCCGCGAGGAGCTCAGGTCATACGCCCGGCAGGTGCTGTCGCATGTGAACCCCTACACCGGACTCGCGTGGAAGGACGATCCGGTACTCATCTACATCGGTACCGTGAACGAGGATCCTCTTGAGATCAATTACAGCAAGGTGCCTGAGGCGCACGCCCTGTACGAAAAATCGTTCAACAAGTATCTCGCCGCACAGTATAAAAGCAGTCAGGAGTTGTCGGCGGCATGGGGTGATCTTACGAGCGTCGAATCCCTGGAGCGGGGCACGGTCGCCCTGCCGCGAAGCCTCACCAAAAACAAGCGGGGTGCGGATGCGTGCCGCTTCCTCGTTGAAACGCAGGCGGCAGGCTATGAAGAGATGCGGTCATTTCTGCGGGGCATCGGGTGCAGACAGCCGATCGGCGATTGCAATATGGTACATACCCAGTTCACCACGCTTCTCAGGAGGAACATCGATTTCGTGGATCAACACGCATATTGGGACCACTCCAAGGGACTCGGGAATAAAGAGTGGGACCTTCCGTATGGATTTCACGGCAGATCCGCCCTGAAACCCCTGCGGTTCATCGATCAGAACTACGCCATCCCCTGCTACGGCGCTTACTTCGCAACGACCCGCAATTCCGGAAAACCATACTTTGTCTCCGAGTATAACTTCCTTTTCCCGAACCGTCATCGTTCGGAAGGCGGGCTCTATTTTGGTGCGATAGCCGCGCTTCAGGGTTGGGACGGCGCCCTTCGCATGGGCTATGTCGTGACCAAGGATGATGTGTTCGCAGATTCACTTATAAAAGGGAACATGTGCGCGAGCGATCCCATATCTCAGGCGACCGAGCGGCAGATCAAATTCCTCTACCTCCGCGGTGATATGCGCGAGGCGGAAATATCGGTGTCGCTCCATGGAACGTCTGATGCGGTAGCCGAGAACTGGTATCTCGGCGGCGAAGCCGCGGCGCTGAGCTTCATCGGCAAGATCGGCCTCAGCGTCGGCGATTCGGCGCCCGACGGCTATATTCTCCCGCTCACGACAAATGCGGTCATCTCCGGGAAGCGCATCGTACCGTTCGCCGCTTCGCCGGATACCGCGGATGCTGCGCTATGGCTCGAGTCGCTTAAGGGCGGCCTCATTCCCGCGGGAAATAAGAGCGATCTGAACCGCGGTCTCATCGAGACAGCCACACGCGAGGCGCGCTTTAACTTCAACGAAGGCACCATAGCGGTGAACACGCCGCGCACCAAGGGATGGGTCATCAAAACGAACGGCACGTATGAGATGCCCGGCGTGTCGGCGGCGGTTGCCGCGAAGGAGTGTTCGCTTACCTTTTCATCGCTTGACGGATCGGCGCTTTCCGAAAGCAGGCGCGTACTCATCATGTTCCCGACCGACGCGATAAACACCGGCATGAAGTTCGGGTCCGACGAGCGCACGGTGCTTATCCATTGGGGCGGTGCGCCGGTTCTCGTGCGCGTTGGTTCCGCCGCCGTAACGTTCAGGAACGACAATCGCATGAAACTCTTCGCGCTCTCCACCACAGGCAGGCGGACCGGTGAAGTTCCGGCACATGTGGCAGATGGAAATCTCAAATTTACGCTCGCTCACGGATCGAAGGAAGGTGTCGTGCTTAACTGGGAGCTCGCCGCTGAATAAGGAGACTCCCCTGCTTTGGACAATAGTAACATGGCCGGAACATGCGTTTATATGCCAAGCCGCAATGAGGTGCTGTGATTATCGTATTACAACAGGCGTTCAGGATGTTCTATGATAAATCCTGCAGCATGTTACAATCCTGATACACTGTAATTTATGGGGGATGCATGATCAAAAAAATTATCACCTTCGTCCGCGGATATCTCGGCGTACTGGCCATCGGCATCGCATTCATTGTTTCTGCGTTCATCGTATTCCTGAATAACACCGAGCCCTCCGAGGATACCTACATCGTGAAGCCCGGCGATACGATTACGTCCATCGCCGCCGCGTACAGTATGACGGTCGATAAGATAGTGGGTGCGAATTATCCCGACATCGATGGTGCTGCCCCGGTCACCGCAGGCATGCGCATCAAGGGGTTCCTCTCCGACAAAACATTGAAACAGGGCGAGCAGTGGGCGAAATACCGCTATGCCGTTGCCCGGCCGATCGTGCGCAGGATGAATGTGAGTTATGAGCGTGCGCTCATGGAAGCTGTGGAGCACGGCAAGGGCGATATGCCTGATGCGTACGAATATTCGAAGGAAGCTCGTGCACGGATCGGCATCCGATAAGTGATCTACGGAGGAATGCAGCATGAACGGATATTCATCATGCGGTACGCGAAAGCTTTTACCGTATCTATCTGCGATCGTCCTGTTGATCGGCGTTTCACTCCCGGCCGCAGATGCGGTAGTATGGCAGCTCGGCGCATTCGATGATACGAACCGCGAGTTCATATCCTACACAAGCCAGGAATTCAG contains:
- a CDS encoding LysM domain-containing protein yields the protein MIKKIITFVRGYLGVLAIGIAFIVSAFIVFLNNTEPSEDTYIVKPGDTITSIAAAYSMTVDKIVGANYPDIDGAAPVTAGMRIKGFLSDKTLKQGEQWAKYRYAVARPIVRRMNVSYERALMEAVEHGKGDMPDAYEYSKEARARIGIR